One stretch of Microbacterium faecale DNA includes these proteins:
- a CDS encoding 30S ribosomal protein bS22: MGSVIKKRRKRMAKKKHRKLLRKTRHQRRNKK; encoded by the coding sequence GTGGGTTCTGTCATCAAGAAGCGCCGCAAGCGCATGGCGAAGAAGAAGCACCGCAAGCTACTGCGGAAGACTCGCCACCAGCGTCGCAACAAGAAGTAA
- a CDS encoding DUF3054 domain-containing protein: MRRFPWTLAALLDAVVIVGFATTGISTHSGEIIADLLRVVWPFAVGAALGWLVSIAWRAPAAPIRAGVTVWFFAVGCGMILRVATGGGFAWTFFLVTALVLFAGIVGWRLVVAGIDRILARRRART, translated from the coding sequence ATGCGCCGCTTCCCGTGGACCCTCGCTGCGCTCCTCGACGCGGTGGTCATCGTCGGTTTCGCCACCACGGGCATCTCCACCCACAGTGGCGAGATCATCGCCGACCTCCTGCGCGTCGTCTGGCCATTCGCCGTCGGCGCCGCGCTCGGGTGGCTCGTCTCGATCGCCTGGAGGGCGCCCGCCGCACCGATCCGCGCGGGGGTGACCGTTTGGTTCTTCGCCGTCGGCTGCGGCATGATCCTCCGGGTGGCCACGGGTGGCGGCTTCGCGTGGACGTTCTTCCTCGTCACCGCACTCGTGCTGTTTGCCGGGATCGTCGGCTGGCGCCTCGTCGTGGCCGGAATCGACAGGATCCTCGCCCGCCGTCGCGCGCGCACCTGA
- a CDS encoding sensor histidine kinase, translated as MTAAASEPPPARDADVTTGRTWQIAGENVRGPWERFAWLFGTVWIVFMMFPIGSAWGSSASQPARVASVTVLVVYSAVYIATYTWMIRSPEWHIAARRGALGLVVMVVLMAASAILTGPGSLGAGAFLISIAMFSGPVAFAFALAGAAFVVQCIVLAIVLSNYPNGFESFGVLFIPFAIVFVTVGCIRLITSAQERHDEIEKQVTLVAERERVARDVHDVLGHSLTVVTVKAELAERLVDLDPGRAKEEIAQVRSLAREALAEVRATVSGLRVARLADELESACMALEGAGIAAEIPDAADTVDPRHRIVVAWVLREAITNIVRHSRASRCIVSLDAHGIVVEDDGVGTPAAVAEKGLRGIRERVDAAGARLLVDSAGDGRGTRVEVRW; from the coding sequence ATGACCGCGGCGGCCTCCGAACCTCCTCCCGCACGTGACGCAGACGTGACGACGGGGCGGACGTGGCAGATCGCGGGGGAGAACGTGCGCGGACCGTGGGAGCGGTTCGCCTGGTTGTTCGGAACCGTCTGGATCGTGTTCATGATGTTCCCGATCGGGTCTGCCTGGGGGAGCTCAGCGTCACAGCCCGCGCGCGTCGCGTCCGTGACGGTGCTCGTCGTCTACTCGGCTGTGTACATCGCGACGTACACGTGGATGATCCGCTCTCCCGAGTGGCACATCGCTGCGCGTCGTGGCGCGCTCGGCCTCGTCGTGATGGTCGTGCTGATGGCGGCGTCGGCGATCCTCACCGGGCCCGGATCCCTCGGTGCGGGAGCCTTCCTGATCTCGATCGCGATGTTCTCCGGCCCCGTCGCGTTCGCGTTCGCGCTCGCCGGGGCCGCGTTCGTCGTGCAGTGCATCGTGCTCGCGATCGTGCTCTCGAACTATCCGAATGGATTCGAGTCGTTCGGCGTGCTCTTCATTCCCTTCGCGATCGTGTTCGTCACGGTCGGCTGCATCCGCCTCATCACGAGCGCGCAGGAGCGGCACGATGAGATTGAGAAGCAGGTGACGCTCGTCGCCGAGCGTGAACGGGTGGCGCGCGACGTGCACGACGTGCTCGGCCACAGCCTCACCGTCGTGACCGTCAAGGCCGAGCTCGCCGAACGGCTCGTCGACCTCGATCCGGGACGCGCGAAGGAAGAGATCGCCCAGGTGCGCAGCCTGGCGCGGGAGGCGCTCGCCGAAGTACGGGCGACCGTGTCGGGGCTGCGCGTCGCGCGTCTCGCCGACGAGCTCGAATCTGCGTGCATGGCGCTGGAAGGAGCCGGTATCGCCGCCGAGATTCCCGATGCGGCCGACACGGTGGATCCGCGTCACCGGATCGTCGTCGCCTGGGTGCTGCGCGAGGCGATCACGAACATCGTTCGACATTCGCGAGCCTCTCGCTGCATCGTCTCGCTCGACGCGCACGGGATCGTCGTCGAGGACGACGGCGTCGGTACGCCCGCGGCTGTTGCCGAGAAGGGGCTACGGGGGATCCGCGAGCGCGTCGACGCGGCCGGCGCTCGACTGCTGGTCGATTCCGCGGGCGATGGGCGCGGGACGCGCGTGGAGGTGCGATGGTGA
- a CDS encoding histidine phosphatase family protein — MPAARLHLVRHGEVHNPQRLLYERIPGYGLSEAGREMARAAAEHVNSEGRAVSRLISSPLQRARESAEPFVELFDLTPEQDERVIEPWNSFAGKRMKRAVLNPINWRLLIDPSKPSWGEPFAATAERMVEAMEDAWESTDSGDVVIVSHQAPIWIAHLAIAGEKLAHSPTKRRCALSSVTTFERTGGSFTEVAYAEPAAAGIDLGAV; from the coding sequence ATGCCCGCCGCGCGCCTGCACCTCGTCCGCCACGGAGAAGTCCACAACCCCCAGCGACTGCTCTACGAGCGGATCCCCGGATACGGTCTGAGCGAAGCGGGCCGCGAGATGGCACGCGCGGCGGCCGAGCACGTGAACTCCGAGGGGCGCGCCGTCTCGCGCCTCATCTCCTCGCCGTTGCAGCGGGCCCGGGAGTCGGCCGAGCCGTTCGTCGAGCTGTTCGACCTCACGCCGGAACAGGACGAGCGTGTCATCGAACCGTGGAACTCGTTCGCTGGCAAGCGCATGAAGCGGGCCGTTCTGAACCCGATCAACTGGCGCCTGCTCATCGACCCGTCGAAGCCGAGCTGGGGCGAGCCGTTCGCTGCGACGGCAGAGCGCATGGTCGAGGCCATGGAAGATGCGTGGGAGTCGACCGATTCCGGAGACGTCGTGATCGTCTCGCACCAGGCTCCGATCTGGATCGCGCACCTCGCGATCGCGGGCGAGAAGCTCGCGCACTCCCCCACGAAGCGCCGCTGCGCCCTCTCGAGCGTGACGACCTTCGAGCGCACGGGCGGATCCTTCACCGAGGTCGCCTACGCGGAACCTGCGGCCGCAGGCATCGACCTCGGCGCGGTGTGA
- a CDS encoding molybdopterin-dependent oxidoreductase produces MEARIGRGAAAWAGIAAAIAGAGAGEILAALVAPRSSPFAAIGSALIDAAPTWAKDVAIAVFGTNDKLALLVLIAIMLLAVAVAAGLVQRARPPWGAVGAGILGFVGAAAAITRADADALAALPSVLAGVIGSVGVWIFVRPTTADPAAAVTPSAGATAALSRRGFVLGSVGAAVIGAGAVAWAATGRTASASVRAIRDGLRLPTAARIANVPAGADLGIDGLAPYLTPNRDFYRIDTALIVPEIDPADWSLRIHGLVDRELTLTWDDLLALPLEESVTTLACVSNPVGGDLVGTARWLGYPIHHLLTDAGVQGSADMVLSRSHDGFTAGTPLEALTDGRNAILAVGMNGDPLPIQHGFPVRMVVPGLYGYASATKWVVDLEVTRFDQARAYWTDRGWSARGPIKLQSRIDVPRSTDIAAGETIVAGIAWQPHTGIAGVEVRVDEGTWQRAELARATSDDTWVQWSLPIDIPSGAHTLTCRALSRRGQTQSATQLPPAPDGAQGWHSVGVTAA; encoded by the coding sequence ATGGAGGCGCGGATCGGGCGCGGTGCGGCGGCGTGGGCGGGAATCGCCGCCGCGATCGCGGGTGCGGGTGCCGGAGAGATCCTCGCCGCTCTCGTCGCACCGCGATCAAGCCCGTTCGCCGCGATCGGATCCGCACTCATCGACGCGGCGCCCACCTGGGCGAAGGACGTCGCGATCGCCGTGTTCGGGACGAACGACAAGCTCGCGCTACTCGTGCTCATCGCGATCATGCTGCTCGCGGTCGCCGTGGCCGCGGGACTGGTCCAACGGGCCCGGCCACCGTGGGGCGCCGTCGGCGCGGGCATCCTCGGATTCGTCGGAGCGGCGGCGGCGATCACCCGTGCCGATGCGGACGCGCTCGCGGCGCTTCCCTCCGTGCTCGCGGGAGTGATCGGGTCCGTCGGCGTGTGGATCTTCGTGCGACCGACCACCGCAGACCCCGCAGCGGCCGTCACGCCATCCGCGGGGGCGACGGCGGCGCTTTCTCGCCGTGGATTTGTGCTCGGAAGTGTGGGCGCCGCGGTCATCGGGGCCGGCGCGGTCGCCTGGGCGGCCACGGGACGGACCGCGAGCGCATCGGTGCGCGCGATCCGCGACGGACTGCGGCTGCCGACCGCAGCACGCATCGCGAACGTCCCCGCGGGTGCGGATCTCGGCATCGACGGGCTCGCCCCGTACCTCACGCCGAACCGCGATTTCTACCGCATCGACACGGCGCTCATCGTGCCCGAGATCGACCCCGCCGACTGGAGCCTGCGGATCCACGGGCTTGTCGACCGCGAGCTGACCCTCACGTGGGACGACCTGCTCGCCCTGCCACTCGAGGAGTCCGTCACGACGCTTGCGTGCGTGTCGAACCCGGTTGGCGGCGACCTCGTCGGAACCGCGCGATGGCTCGGCTATCCGATCCATCACCTGCTCACCGACGCCGGGGTGCAGGGCTCGGCCGACATGGTGCTGTCTCGCTCGCACGACGGGTTCACGGCGGGCACACCGCTCGAGGCGCTCACCGATGGCCGCAACGCGATTCTCGCCGTCGGCATGAACGGTGATCCGCTGCCGATCCAGCACGGTTTCCCGGTGCGGATGGTGGTGCCGGGGCTCTACGGGTACGCATCTGCGACGAAGTGGGTGGTCGACCTCGAGGTCACGCGGTTCGACCAGGCCCGCGCCTACTGGACCGACCGCGGCTGGTCCGCACGGGGGCCGATCAAGCTGCAGTCGAGGATCGACGTGCCGCGGTCCACCGATATCGCGGCGGGCGAAACGATCGTCGCGGGAATCGCGTGGCAGCCGCACACGGGCATCGCGGGCGTCGAGGTGCGCGTCGACGAGGGGACCTGGCAGCGCGCCGAACTCGCGCGGGCGACCTCCGACGACACGTGGGTGCAGTGGAGCCTGCCGATCGACATCCCGTCCGGCGCGCACACGCTCACGTGCCGCGCGCTGAGCCGCCGCGGCCAGACGCAGTCGGCGACGCAGCTGCCGCCCGCGCCGGACGGAGCGCAGGGCTGGCACAGCGTGGGGGTGACGGCGGCGTGA
- a CDS encoding DUF368 domain-containing protein — protein MNDTAKPIHTPWNAIRGFLIGMAELVPGISGGTVALVVGVYERALHAASALGGAFKTLVTGPDRAAGFRRRIAEVDWWLVLPMLIGMASAVLFAAGTIESLVSSNPVNARGLFFGLVAASLVVPYRLLPKRKNLAVDIVAFILAVAVAFFLVGFAGGGTVENPNLVFVFAAAAVAVCALVVPGVSGSFFLLAVGLYSPTLQAVDERDMTYISVFAVGAILGLLTVVRVMRVLLEKHRRMTLIIMAGLMLGSLRALWPWQGGAGSEDGHGALLAPSDPLWPTVFAVAGAIVVLILVAIEHAITKRRVGELPE, from the coding sequence GTGAACGACACGGCCAAGCCGATCCACACCCCGTGGAACGCGATTCGCGGATTCCTTATCGGGATGGCGGAGCTGGTCCCCGGGATCTCCGGGGGGACCGTCGCGCTCGTCGTAGGCGTTTACGAGCGAGCGTTGCACGCGGCGAGCGCGCTGGGCGGCGCCTTCAAGACCCTTGTCACCGGGCCCGACCGCGCGGCCGGCTTCCGTCGACGCATCGCCGAGGTCGACTGGTGGCTCGTTCTCCCCATGCTCATCGGCATGGCGAGCGCCGTCCTCTTTGCCGCCGGAACCATCGAGAGCCTGGTCTCCTCGAACCCGGTCAACGCGCGCGGACTCTTCTTCGGGCTCGTCGCGGCGAGCCTCGTCGTGCCGTACCGGCTGCTGCCGAAGCGCAAGAACCTCGCGGTCGACATCGTGGCGTTCATCCTTGCGGTCGCCGTGGCGTTCTTCCTCGTCGGCTTCGCCGGCGGAGGCACCGTCGAGAATCCGAACCTCGTGTTCGTTTTCGCCGCGGCCGCGGTGGCGGTGTGCGCCCTCGTCGTGCCTGGCGTCTCCGGATCCTTCTTTCTGCTCGCCGTCGGCCTCTACTCGCCGACGCTCCAGGCCGTCGACGAGCGCGACATGACCTATATCAGCGTTTTCGCGGTGGGCGCCATTCTCGGACTGCTCACGGTCGTCCGCGTGATGCGGGTCCTCCTCGAGAAGCACCGTCGCATGACGCTGATCATCATGGCGGGACTCATGCTCGGGTCCCTGCGCGCGTTGTGGCCATGGCAGGGAGGCGCGGGCAGCGAGGACGGGCACGGAGCGCTTCTCGCTCCCTCGGATCCGCTCTGGCCGACCGTCTTCGCGGTCGCGGGAGCGATCGTGGTGCTCATCCTCGTCGCGATCGAGCACGCGATCACGAAGCGCCGCGTCGGCGAACTCCCGGAGTAG
- a CDS encoding helix-turn-helix domain-containing protein — protein MAEMPDVRFLTVAEVADIMRVSKMTVYRLVHSGELPAVRFGRSYRVPESAVTQYVQLPGDGRGTAAS, from the coding sequence ATGGCCGAAATGCCCGACGTGCGGTTCCTCACTGTCGCAGAGGTCGCCGACATCATGCGCGTCTCGAAGATGACGGTGTACCGCCTTGTGCACTCGGGCGAACTGCCCGCCGTGCGGTTCGGACGCAGCTATCGCGTCCCCGAGAGTGCGGTCACGCAGTACGTGCAACTGCCCGGCGACGGACGTGGGACGGCCGCTTCCTGA
- a CDS encoding rhodanese-like domain-containing protein translates to MQEITVAELKARTATPLIDVREEDEFAAGRVPGAINIPLSQLGARLDELPDEFDVICKVGGRSSQAAIALDSRGYDATNVAGGTDAWIEAGYEVER, encoded by the coding sequence ATGCAGGAGATCACGGTCGCCGAACTGAAGGCGCGCACGGCCACCCCGCTCATCGACGTCCGCGAAGAGGACGAGTTCGCGGCCGGCCGCGTGCCCGGCGCGATCAACATCCCGCTTTCGCAGCTCGGGGCACGTCTCGACGAGCTGCCCGACGAGTTCGACGTGATCTGCAAGGTCGGTGGACGGTCGAGCCAGGCCGCGATCGCGCTCGACTCGCGAGGATACGACGCGACGAACGTCGCGGGCGGCACCGATGCCTGGATCGAGGCCGGCTACGAGGTCGAGCGGTGA
- a CDS encoding Dabb family protein, translating into MIRHIVMFGVDAETAEDRNAKITDAAVRLEQLVGVVPGLRSMTVGANAVELDGNYDFALVADLDDAAALETYATHPAHLEVAALIGTFKTRRAAIDIEL; encoded by the coding sequence ATGATCCGCCATATCGTGATGTTCGGCGTCGACGCCGAGACCGCCGAGGACCGTAACGCCAAGATCACCGATGCCGCGGTGCGGCTCGAGCAGCTGGTCGGCGTCGTGCCCGGCCTGCGCTCGATGACGGTCGGCGCGAACGCCGTCGAACTCGACGGCAACTACGACTTCGCGCTCGTGGCGGATCTTGACGACGCCGCCGCCCTTGAAACGTACGCCACGCACCCGGCGCACCTCGAGGTCGCCGCCCTCATCGGCACGTTCAAGACGCGCCGCGCCGCTATCGACATCGAGCTGTAG
- a CDS encoding TlpA family protein disulfide reductase: MPLTYRIRRVAAALAAVALAASVAACANDPVSEQYLAGENTGYIAGQFQVQEIPADERGDSVEWAGVTEHGDELSSDDTAGHVTVVNFWYAECPPCIVEAPDLEQVWQTHKDDGVKFVGVNIYDQPESAISFAKDNGITYPSIMDVETGSVKLAFAAESPLQSTPITLVLDRDGRVAARIIGKLEGASILDTLVSDVLEESA; encoded by the coding sequence GTGCCCCTGACTTATCGGATCCGTCGCGTCGCCGCCGCGCTGGCCGCGGTCGCATTGGCCGCGTCGGTCGCCGCATGCGCGAACGACCCCGTCTCGGAGCAGTACCTCGCGGGGGAGAACACCGGATACATCGCCGGCCAGTTCCAGGTGCAGGAGATCCCGGCCGACGAACGCGGCGACTCCGTCGAATGGGCCGGCGTCACCGAGCACGGCGACGAGCTGTCGAGCGACGACACCGCCGGGCACGTCACCGTCGTGAACTTCTGGTACGCCGAGTGCCCGCCCTGCATCGTCGAGGCGCCCGACCTCGAGCAGGTCTGGCAGACCCACAAGGACGACGGCGTGAAGTTCGTCGGCGTGAACATCTACGACCAGCCCGAATCCGCGATCTCGTTCGCGAAGGACAACGGCATCACCTACCCGAGCATCATGGACGTCGAGACCGGATCCGTGAAGCTCGCCTTCGCCGCCGAGTCACCGCTCCAGTCGACGCCCATCACGCTCGTGCTCGACCGTGACGGCCGCGTCGCTGCCCGCATCATCGGCAAGCTCGAGGGGGCGTCGATCCTCGACACGCTTGTCAGCGACGTCCTCGAAGAGTCCGCGTGA
- a CDS encoding response regulator transcription factor, with protein sequence MVIRILLADDQALVRGALAALLQLEGDIDVVAQVGRGDEVVAAARAAEADVCLLDIEMPGADGIEVAERLRDELPAVRSLIVTTFGRPGYVRRALEAGASGFVVKDTPAGELADAVRAVHAGQRVVDPSLAADSLIGGSNPLSEREREILRVALAGEPVAEIARRVHLSQGTVRNYLSDAIAKTGAANRVGAARTAEAKGWL encoded by the coding sequence ATGGTGATCCGGATCCTGTTGGCCGACGATCAGGCTCTCGTGCGGGGCGCGCTCGCCGCGCTGCTCCAACTCGAGGGCGACATCGACGTGGTCGCCCAGGTCGGGCGCGGCGACGAGGTCGTGGCGGCCGCGCGTGCTGCCGAGGCCGACGTGTGCCTGCTTGACATCGAGATGCCGGGCGCCGACGGCATCGAGGTCGCGGAGCGGCTGCGGGACGAGTTGCCGGCAGTGCGGTCGCTCATCGTGACGACGTTCGGGCGCCCCGGCTACGTGCGCCGTGCGCTGGAAGCGGGCGCGAGCGGATTCGTCGTCAAGGACACCCCGGCGGGCGAGCTGGCCGACGCCGTGCGCGCCGTGCACGCGGGACAGCGCGTCGTGGATCCGTCTCTCGCCGCCGACTCGCTCATCGGCGGCTCGAACCCGCTCTCCGAACGCGAGCGCGAGATCCTGCGAGTGGCGCTCGCGGGTGAGCCCGTCGCCGAGATCGCGCGCCGCGTGCACCTGTCGCAGGGCACCGTGCGGAACTATCTCTCGGATGCGATCGCGAAGACCGGGGCGGCGAACCGAGTGGGGGCCGCACGCACCGCAGAGGCCAAAGGATGGCTCTGA
- a CDS encoding cytochrome c biogenesis CcdA family protein: MSLEQLVGAGSLWLALPIALAAGLLSFLSPCVLPLVPGYLGFISGSVLPRDAQESLAPRGRLVGGVLLFIAGFTVVFMAMNIFSGGLGRFFLQYNDVITRVLGAIIILMGLVFLGMFRLMQRQARPAMNSNLGLAGAPLLGLALGIGWAPCIGPTLIVIMGLSWNTGDVWRAAALGLAYSLGLGLPFLLIALGLGWAAKSVAVLRRHVRTVNVIGGALLILIGVLMVSGVWTMIMSRLQGVIAGVELPL; encoded by the coding sequence GTGAGTCTCGAGCAGCTCGTCGGGGCCGGATCCCTCTGGCTGGCGCTGCCGATCGCGCTCGCCGCCGGTCTGCTCTCGTTCCTGTCGCCCTGCGTCCTCCCGCTTGTGCCGGGCTACCTCGGCTTCATCTCCGGATCCGTGCTGCCGCGCGACGCGCAGGAGTCGCTCGCCCCGCGCGGTCGCCTCGTCGGCGGGGTGCTGCTGTTCATCGCGGGGTTCACCGTCGTGTTCATGGCCATGAACATCTTCTCCGGGGGCCTCGGCCGGTTCTTCCTGCAGTACAACGACGTCATTACCCGGGTGCTCGGCGCCATCATCATCCTGATGGGCCTGGTGTTCCTCGGCATGTTTCGGCTCATGCAGCGACAGGCCCGCCCCGCGATGAACTCCAACCTCGGGCTCGCGGGCGCCCCGCTGCTCGGCCTCGCGCTCGGCATCGGATGGGCGCCGTGCATCGGCCCGACGCTCATCGTGATCATGGGACTGTCGTGGAACACGGGCGACGTGTGGCGGGCCGCCGCACTCGGTCTCGCCTACTCGCTCGGGCTAGGGCTTCCGTTCCTGCTCATCGCACTCGGACTGGGATGGGCCGCGAAGTCGGTCGCCGTCCTGCGCCGCCACGTGCGCACCGTGAACGTCATCGGCGGTGCGCTGCTGATCCTGATCGGTGTGCTGATGGTGTCGGGAGTCTGGACCATGATCATGTCGCGACTCCAGGGGGTGATCGCGGGTGTCGAACTCCCGCTCTGA
- a CDS encoding ABC transporter permease: MNVTYFRIELARVGRDFVTMFFVAILPAFMYVIFGAAQDYGSTDIGNGNVTAYVMIGMAAYGAVTATVGVGGMAAVEQMQGWGRQLGLTPMSDTQRIVTKAAVGFVVAIIPVALIYILGAFTGAEANADVWIVSGLVVLLGAAMFSFFGLLAGVLFRSEGAVGAASGSLVILAFLGNLFFPLEGALLDIARFTPLYGFVALARYPLTDGYLAAMSAGAEPERDELWLPIVNMGVWAAVFIVATILISRRGRARQ; this comes from the coding sequence ATGAACGTCACCTACTTCCGCATCGAGCTCGCGCGGGTGGGGCGCGACTTCGTCACCATGTTCTTCGTCGCGATCCTGCCCGCCTTCATGTACGTCATCTTCGGTGCGGCGCAGGACTATGGATCCACCGACATCGGCAACGGCAACGTGACCGCGTACGTCATGATCGGCATGGCCGCGTACGGCGCGGTCACGGCGACGGTCGGCGTCGGCGGCATGGCAGCGGTCGAGCAGATGCAGGGCTGGGGTCGGCAGCTCGGCCTGACGCCGATGAGCGACACGCAGCGGATCGTCACGAAAGCCGCGGTCGGCTTCGTCGTCGCGATCATCCCCGTCGCGCTGATCTACATCCTCGGCGCCTTCACGGGGGCCGAGGCGAACGCGGACGTGTGGATCGTCAGCGGGCTCGTCGTACTCCTCGGCGCGGCGATGTTCTCCTTCTTCGGCCTCCTGGCCGGCGTGCTGTTCCGCAGCGAGGGCGCGGTTGGCGCGGCGAGCGGATCCCTCGTGATCCTCGCCTTCCTCGGGAACCTCTTCTTCCCGCTCGAGGGTGCACTTCTCGACATCGCGCGGTTCACCCCGCTGTACGGATTCGTCGCGCTCGCACGCTACCCACTGACGGACGGGTATCTCGCTGCGATGTCGGCCGGTGCCGAACCCGAGCGCGACGAACTGTGGCTGCCGATCGTCAATATGGGCGTGTGGGCGGCGGTGTTCATCGTCGCCACGATCCTCATCTCGCGGCGCGGACGCGCCAGGCAGTGA
- the aspS gene encoding aspartate--tRNA ligase — MLRTHTAGSLRAAHIGQTVTLTGWVDRRRDHGGVAFIDLRDSSGIAQVVIRDEEVAHPLRSEFVLKVTGEVSERPEGNANENLPTGDIEVIATDVEVLNASAPLPFQVSTALDGQETVGEEARLKHRYLDLRRPGPAAALRLRSKANQVARRVLDEHEFVEIETPTLTRSTPEGARDFLVPARLNPGSWYALPQSPQLFKQLLMVGGMERYYQLARSYRDEDFRADRQPEFTQLDIEMSFVDQEDVIALGEQVVAELWKLIDVEIPTPIERITFADAMRLYGSDKPDLRFGNTIVELAEYFADTSFRVFQQEYVGSVVMPGGASLPRRQFDAWQDWAKSRGARGLAYVTFAEDGTLGGPVAKNLTDTERDGLAAITGAQPGDAVFFAAGKTNEARALLGAARVEIAHRTDQISDDDWAFVWVVDAPLFKPTGEDPEDVDLGNSAWTAVHHAFTSPKPEHLDTFDKDPESALSYAYDIVCNGVEMGGGSIRIHQRDVQERIFQVMGIGEEEAQEKFGFLLDAFAFGAPPHGGIAFGWDRVLQLLTKTDSIREVIAFPKSGNGYDPLTAAPAPITPEQRAEAGVDYEPEED, encoded by the coding sequence GTGCTGCGCACCCACACCGCTGGCTCGCTCAGAGCCGCGCACATCGGTCAGACCGTCACCCTCACGGGTTGGGTCGATCGTCGCCGCGATCACGGCGGGGTGGCATTCATCGATCTGCGTGATTCGTCGGGCATCGCCCAGGTGGTCATCCGTGACGAAGAGGTGGCCCACCCGCTCCGGAGCGAGTTCGTCCTCAAGGTCACCGGCGAGGTGTCCGAGCGCCCCGAGGGGAACGCGAACGAGAACCTGCCGACGGGCGACATCGAGGTGATCGCGACCGACGTCGAGGTGCTCAACGCCTCGGCCCCGCTGCCGTTCCAGGTGTCGACCGCTCTCGACGGCCAAGAGACCGTCGGCGAGGAAGCGCGCCTCAAGCACCGCTACCTCGACCTGCGCCGCCCCGGTCCCGCCGCAGCCCTGCGCCTGCGCTCCAAGGCCAACCAGGTCGCGCGCCGCGTGCTCGACGAGCACGAGTTCGTCGAGATCGAGACGCCCACCCTCACGCGTTCGACACCCGAGGGTGCCCGAGACTTCCTCGTCCCGGCGCGGTTGAACCCCGGATCCTGGTATGCGCTTCCGCAGTCCCCGCAGCTCTTCAAGCAGCTGCTGATGGTCGGCGGCATGGAGCGTTATTACCAGCTCGCGCGCAGCTATCGCGACGAGGACTTCCGTGCCGACCGTCAGCCGGAGTTCACGCAGCTCGACATCGAGATGAGCTTCGTCGACCAGGAGGACGTCATCGCGCTCGGCGAGCAGGTCGTCGCGGAGCTCTGGAAGCTCATCGACGTCGAGATTCCGACGCCGATCGAGCGGATCACGTTCGCCGACGCGATGCGGCTGTACGGATCCGACAAGCCGGACCTGCGCTTCGGCAACACGATCGTCGAGCTCGCCGAGTACTTCGCCGACACGTCCTTCCGCGTCTTCCAGCAGGAGTATGTCGGATCCGTCGTCATGCCCGGCGGCGCCTCGCTGCCGCGCCGCCAGTTTGACGCCTGGCAGGACTGGGCGAAGTCGCGCGGCGCGAGGGGGCTCGCGTACGTCACGTTCGCCGAGGACGGCACGCTCGGCGGTCCTGTCGCCAAGAACCTCACCGACACCGAGCGCGACGGACTCGCCGCAATCACGGGGGCACAGCCCGGTGACGCCGTGTTCTTCGCCGCGGGCAAGACGAACGAGGCGCGTGCGCTGCTCGGCGCCGCGCGCGTCGAGATCGCCCACCGCACCGACCAGATCTCGGACGACGACTGGGCGTTCGTGTGGGTCGTCGACGCACCGCTGTTCAAGCCGACCGGTGAGGATCCGGAGGACGTCGACCTCGGCAACTCGGCATGGACGGCGGTGCACCACGCATTCACCTCGCCGAAGCCAGAGCACCTCGACACGTTCGACAAGGATCCCGAAAGCGCCTTGTCGTACGCGTACGACATCGTCTGCAACGGCGTCGAGATGGGCGGCGGCTCGATCCGTATCCACCAGCGCGACGTGCAGGAGCGCATCTTCCAGGTGATGGGCATCGGCGAGGAGGAGGCGCAGGAGAAGTTCGGCTTCCTGCTCGACGCCTTCGCCTTCGGTGCGCCCCCGCACGGCGGCATCGCGTTCGGCTGGGATCGCGTGCTGCAGCTGCTGACCAAGACCGACTCGATCCGCGAGGTCATCGCCTTCCCCAAGTCGGGCAACGGTTACGACCCGCTCACCGCGGCTCCTGCTCCGATCACGCCGGAGCAGCGCGCCGAGGCCGGCGTCGACTACGAACCAGAAGAGGACTGA
- a CDS encoding glutaredoxin family protein, with protein sequence MTALTLITKPDCHLCDVAREVIDQTLATVPDAVAERVEVTELSIVDDEELYDAWWEKIPVVLIDGALHAHWRVSSDRLAAALT encoded by the coding sequence GTGACCGCGCTCACCCTCATCACGAAGCCGGACTGCCACCTCTGTGACGTGGCGCGCGAGGTGATCGACCAGACGCTCGCGACCGTTCCCGATGCGGTCGCCGAACGCGTCGAGGTCACGGAGCTGTCGATCGTCGACGACGAGGAGCTCTACGACGCATGGTGGGAGAAGATTCCGGTGGTGCTGATCGACGGCGCTCTTCACGCCCACTGGCGAGTCTCGTCCGATCGGCTTGCCGCGGCATTGACGTAG